In Planctomycetia bacterium, one DNA window encodes the following:
- a CDS encoding DUF1501 domain-containing protein produces the protein MESLNHASPLSSCGRYSPALNRRQLLGMAAGLGAASWLTPVAQLLAAEAEAKSSREPAQSVILLWLGGGPSQLETFDPHAGKKIAGGTKAVDTALKGVQLAEGLPRVAEELGSISLIRSMRSKEGDHERGVYLAKTGYRPDPTVVHPSIGAVCCHELPAKSAIAKTATDIPRHISILPDNWPARGGYLGGEYDAFKIHDPQAKLEDLTARVDDARQRRRLAEDLSVVERAFARGRRRAAEGTLHRETIENARIMMTSAQLKAFDISQEPENVRGMYGDSSFGRGCLAARRLIEVGVRCVEVTLGGWDSHINNHEVHKNLNAALDPAFAGLISDLRERGLLENTIVVCGGEFGRSPDINPLGGRDHWPHNFTVALAGGGIRAGVVLGETDPDGGRETPNPKSFPDLHATLLHALGIDPAKEVITPIGRPLKLAEGEIIRELLA, from the coding sequence ATGGAATCATTGAACCACGCGTCGCCGTTGAGTAGCTGCGGACGGTACTCGCCGGCATTAAATCGCCGCCAACTGCTCGGCATGGCGGCCGGCCTCGGCGCGGCGAGTTGGCTCACGCCCGTCGCGCAATTGCTGGCCGCGGAAGCGGAGGCCAAATCATCGCGCGAGCCGGCGCAATCGGTGATACTGCTGTGGCTCGGGGGTGGTCCCAGTCAACTGGAAACGTTCGATCCGCATGCCGGCAAGAAAATCGCCGGCGGTACCAAAGCCGTCGACACGGCGCTTAAGGGTGTGCAACTCGCGGAAGGATTGCCGCGCGTGGCGGAAGAGCTGGGATCGATTTCACTCATCCGTTCGATGCGCAGCAAAGAAGGCGACCACGAACGCGGCGTGTACCTGGCGAAGACGGGTTATCGGCCCGATCCCACGGTAGTGCATCCGTCGATCGGGGCGGTGTGTTGCCACGAACTGCCGGCCAAGTCGGCGATCGCCAAGACGGCGACCGACATTCCACGACACATTTCCATCTTGCCCGATAACTGGCCCGCGCGCGGCGGCTACCTGGGGGGTGAATACGACGCCTTTAAGATTCACGATCCCCAAGCCAAGCTCGAAGATCTTACGGCACGCGTGGACGATGCCCGACAGCGGCGGCGATTGGCCGAAGACTTGAGCGTCGTGGAGCGCGCCTTTGCGCGTGGGCGTCGCCGCGCCGCCGAAGGGACGTTGCATCGCGAAACGATCGAGAACGCTCGGATCATGATGACGTCCGCGCAATTGAAGGCCTTTGACATCTCGCAAGAGCCTGAGAACGTGCGGGGGATGTATGGTGATTCATCGTTCGGTCGCGGCTGTCTGGCGGCGCGGCGGTTGATTGAAGTCGGCGTGCGCTGCGTCGAGGTCACGCTCGGTGGCTGGGATTCGCACATCAATAATCACGAGGTCCATAAGAATCTCAACGCCGCGCTCGATCCGGCGTTCGCGGGCTTAATCAGCGATCTGCGCGAACGTGGGCTGCTGGAGAATACCATCGTCGTCTGCGGCGGCGAGTTCGGACGCTCGCCCGACATTAACCCGCTCGGCGGGCGCGATCATTGGCCGCACAATTTTACTGTCGCCCTGGCCGGCGGCGGAATTCGCGCCGGCGTGGTGCTCGGCGAAACCGATCCCGACGGCGGCCGCGAAACGCCGAACCCGAAGTCTTTTCCAGACCTGCATGCCACGCTCCTGCACGCACTTGGCATCGACCCGGCGAAGGAAGTCATCACGCCGATCGGCCGTCCGCTGAAACTTGCGGAAGGGGAAATCATTCGAGAGTTGCTCGCCTAG
- the bioD gene encoding dethiobiotin synthase — translation MPGLFITGTDTDVGKTYVAALIARTLVAKGRRVGVYKPVASGCVVRDGQLVSTDAEALWEAAGRPGEMKHVCPQRFAAPLAPHLAARAEDKSLDADLMRSGLDYWRERSDIVIVEGAGGLMSPLGDEEYVADLAADFGLPLVVVAANRIGVINHVLQTLIAAAAFGDGLPVAGIVLNDTRPNLPSDPSRASNRTEIALRAVSPVLAEAAWDATGFESPVDWWKLAGGVP, via the coding sequence GTGCCTGGACTGTTCATCACCGGAACCGACACCGACGTCGGGAAGACCTACGTCGCGGCATTGATCGCGCGGACGCTGGTCGCTAAAGGCCGGCGCGTGGGCGTCTACAAACCGGTGGCTAGCGGGTGCGTCGTTCGGGATGGTCAGCTCGTCTCAACGGACGCCGAAGCACTGTGGGAAGCCGCCGGTCGACCCGGCGAAATGAAACACGTCTGCCCACAGCGATTCGCCGCGCCGCTTGCGCCACACTTAGCGGCGCGAGCGGAAGACAAGTCGTTGGACGCCGATCTCATGCGATCCGGACTTGACTATTGGCGCGAGCGTTCGGACATCGTCATCGTGGAAGGCGCTGGCGGCTTGATGTCGCCGCTGGGCGACGAAGAATATGTCGCCGACCTGGCCGCCGACTTTGGCCTTCCTTTGGTTGTCGTGGCCGCGAACCGTATCGGCGTGATCAATCACGTCCTGCAAACCCTGATCGCGGCCGCCGCGTTTGGAGATGGCTTGCCGGTGGCCGGGATTGTGTTGAATGACACTCGTCCCAACTTGCCGTCAGATCCGAGTCGCGCCAGCAACCGCACCGAGATCGCACTTCGCGCAGTGTCGCCGGTATTGGCGGAAGCGGCTTGGGACGCGACTGGATTCGAATCGCCGGTCGATTGGTGGAAACTAGCGGGCGGCGTTCCATAG
- the cysC gene encoding adenylyl-sulfate kinase, with protein MSEQVQVHWHESSVSRAEREQLNGNKGCVVWFTGLSACGKSTVANLVDHKLHALGCHSFVLDGDNVRHGLNASPAILKGRHDEDFAKRFGLGFSAQDREENIRRIGAVAQLFSEAGLITLTAFISPYRKDRDAARALLKDGDFVEIFVDAPLEVCEARDPKGLYKKARAGELKGFTGIDDPYEAPLKAELRLDAGAKTADQLADEVIAYLRTSGKIK; from the coding sequence ATGAGCGAGCAAGTTCAGGTGCATTGGCACGAGAGCAGCGTTTCCCGCGCCGAGCGCGAGCAATTGAATGGCAACAAGGGTTGCGTAGTTTGGTTCACCGGACTGAGCGCCTGTGGCAAAAGCACCGTCGCGAACCTGGTCGATCACAAGCTCCATGCCCTCGGTTGCCACAGCTTTGTGCTGGACGGCGATAACGTCCGCCACGGCCTGAACGCCAGCCCGGCCATTTTGAAGGGCCGTCACGACGAGGACTTTGCCAAGCGCTTCGGCCTCGGCTTCTCGGCCCAGGACCGCGAGGAAAACATCCGCCGCATCGGCGCCGTCGCCCAGCTCTTCTCGGAAGCCGGCCTGATCACGCTCACGGCGTTCATCAGCCCCTACCGCAAGGACCGCGATGCCGCTCGAGCCCTGTTGAAGGACGGCGACTTCGTCGAAATCTTCGTCGACGCCCCGCTGGAAGTCTGCGAAGCCCGCGACCCGAAGGGGCTCTACAAGAAAGCCCGCGCGGGCGAGCTCAAAGGCTTCACCGGCATCGACGACCCGTACGAAGCTCCGCTCAAGGCCGAGCTTCGCCTCGACGCCGGCGCCAAGACCGCCGATCAACTCGCTGACGAAGTCATCGCGTACTTGCGCACTTCGGGCAAGATCAAGTAG
- a CDS encoding VOC family protein, whose product MLKFSHLAVNCRDMAAIEKFYTDHFGFRRARVIDLGDDQIVFLRNGDAYLELFRAKGEGPAPADKDGPTYAGFRHIAFQVDDVDKTLAAMGAAAVISHGPFSFNDFIPGWRTVWVKDPEGNVVEISQGFRDAE is encoded by the coding sequence ATGCTCAAGTTCTCTCACCTGGCCGTCAACTGCCGCGACATGGCAGCGATTGAAAAGTTCTACACCGATCACTTCGGCTTTCGCCGCGCGCGAGTGATTGATCTGGGCGATGACCAGATTGTTTTCCTGCGCAACGGCGACGCGTATCTCGAACTTTTCCGTGCGAAGGGCGAAGGACCCGCGCCGGCGGACAAGGACGGCCCGACCTACGCCGGTTTCCGGCACATCGCGTTTCAAGTCGACGACGTTGATAAGACGCTGGCGGCAATGGGCGCCGCCGCGGTGATCAGCCACGGTCCGTTTAGCTTCAACGACTTCATCCCCGGCTGGCGCACCGTCTGGGTCAAAGACCCGGAAGGCAACGTGGTGGAAATCAGCCAAGGCTTTCGGGACGCGGAGTAA
- a CDS encoding GMC family oxidoreductase N-terminal domain-containing protein, whose product MPTPNFDYIVIGAGSAGCIVANRLTENADVSVLLLEAGERDTKPEIHDPRGFVSLMGSSVDYAYQSEPEPYMNGRRIMLNRGKTLGGTSATNAMIFIRGHRLDFDHWNYLGNEGWGYDEVLPYFRKSEDNENGANPFRGVGGPVRITNYTTFTKPSPAAEAFVNAGVELGFRGGPKWDFNIDAADESCGYYQFNITRDGQRCSTAVAYLNPILSRPNLTVRTGAQVSRIVIENGRAVGVEVLVDGKPQLIRASREVVLSAGAFDSPKLLMLSGIGDSAELKRQGIAVTADLPGVGQNLQDHLLMPSVFRSKVDQPVPPLLAESGMLTRTRQGLGAAAPDLQINFNATIPALLPKDCPHRGPSFTFITILVRPQSIGYVKLRSTNPADAPLIQENYLQSEADVQVQLKAIGLCRELVRTKAFAGIYDGEALPGAGRSESDLREYVRSHASTIWHPTGTCKMGRDRMAVVDPQLRVHGVEGLRVVDGSIMPSIVSANPNAAIIMIGEKAADLIRGASKPQVARATSFDAALPWRAANGTPVTVA is encoded by the coding sequence ATGCCCACTCCAAATTTCGACTACATCGTCATCGGCGCCGGTTCGGCCGGGTGCATTGTGGCGAATCGGTTGACCGAAAACGCTGACGTTAGCGTGCTGCTGCTGGAAGCAGGCGAGCGCGATACGAAGCCGGAGATTCATGATCCGCGCGGGTTTGTGAGTCTGATGGGCTCCAGCGTCGACTACGCATATCAATCCGAACCGGAACCGTACATGAACGGCCGGCGGATTATGCTCAATCGCGGCAAGACGCTCGGCGGCACGAGCGCCACGAACGCGATGATCTTCATCCGCGGGCATCGCCTCGACTTCGATCACTGGAATTACCTTGGCAACGAAGGCTGGGGCTACGACGAAGTCCTGCCGTACTTCAGGAAGTCCGAAGACAACGAAAACGGCGCCAACCCATTCCGCGGCGTCGGCGGTCCAGTCCGAATCACCAACTACACGACGTTCACCAAGCCGTCGCCGGCCGCCGAGGCGTTCGTCAACGCGGGCGTGGAACTTGGCTTCCGCGGCGGGCCGAAGTGGGACTTCAATATCGACGCCGCGGACGAATCGTGCGGCTACTACCAGTTCAATATCACGCGTGATGGCCAACGCTGCAGCACGGCGGTCGCGTACTTGAATCCGATTCTCAGTCGTCCGAACTTGACCGTTCGCACCGGCGCGCAAGTCTCGCGAATTGTCATCGAGAACGGCCGCGCGGTGGGTGTCGAAGTGCTGGTCGACGGCAAACCACAACTTATCCGCGCGTCGCGCGAAGTCGTCCTGAGCGCCGGCGCGTTCGATTCGCCGAAGCTGCTGATGCTCTCCGGCATCGGCGATTCCGCGGAATTGAAACGGCAAGGCATCGCCGTCACCGCTGATTTGCCGGGCGTGGGTCAGAATCTGCAAGATCACTTGCTGATGCCGAGTGTGTTCCGCTCGAAGGTCGATCAGCCCGTCCCGCCGCTGCTGGCCGAAAGCGGCATGCTGACCCGTACGCGACAGGGCCTCGGCGCTGCCGCGCCGGACTTGCAAATCAACTTCAACGCCACGATTCCGGCATTGCTGCCAAAGGATTGTCCTCATCGCGGCCCGAGCTTCACGTTCATCACGATTCTCGTTCGCCCACAGAGCATCGGGTACGTCAAGCTTCGCTCGACGAATCCGGCCGACGCGCCACTGATTCAAGAAAACTACTTGCAGTCCGAAGCCGACGTGCAAGTGCAATTGAAGGCGATCGGACTGTGCCGGGAACTGGTTCGCACCAAGGCCTTCGCCGGCATCTACGACGGCGAGGCATTGCCCGGCGCGGGACGGAGCGAATCGGACCTGCGCGAGTACGTCCGCTCGCACGCCTCGACGATCTGGCACCCGACCGGCACCTGCAAGATGGGCCGCGATCGGATGGCGGTCGTCGACCCGCAACTGCGCGTGCACGGCGTCGAAGGCCTGCGCGTCGTCGATGGCTCGATCATGCCGAGCATCGTGAGTGCGAATCCCAACGCCGCGATCATCATGATCGGCGAAAAAGCCGCCGACCTGATCCGCGGCGCCTCGAAACCCCAAGTCGCCCGAGCCACGTCCTTCGACGCCGCCCTCCCATGGCGCGCAGCGAACGGCACGCCGGTCACGGTTGCTTAG